The proteins below come from a single uncultured Dethiosulfovibrio sp. genomic window:
- a CDS encoding sugar diacid recognition domain-containing protein — MVIGPQQSGSDSTFRRHAIEIAQSTAEIIGFDVIITDTDGIIVGASDSRRIGELHEASLEVMTDRRGSSTSEEEAKKLKGTLPGVTYPISSISGGIVGSMAITGDADKVRPFALIVKKQIEILLKEREFFERAENREHILQDFIQDLSTFVPGVSNETMLLARASEFRYDRTWIYVPIAIDLYQFGRFAVEIRQRHIQKEGEKPEVIIQNVKRKILLEIRKIFNGPKDISMMESNNRFVVLHAVKPAEPQASISNCPAKAIKRGHTLLEKVMAEGLNAAIGIGSPSLGIANLAKAYKESWRALTLGKKFMQGPGVYCIDDYRLEEMISTLAPSVRNRFILSSLKGLREQPDWEDLKETIKSWCEGGFSVVKTAKNLHLHRNSVLYRLEKIKNCSGYDLKDFRTCLNLYTALVLDRFLGPGNKE; from the coding sequence ATGGTTATAGGGCCTCAGCAGAGCGGATCCGATTCAACCTTTAGGCGACATGCCATAGAGATAGCTCAATCAACCGCGGAGATTATCGGGTTTGACGTCATCATCACAGACACAGATGGAATCATCGTGGGAGCAAGCGACAGCAGAAGGATAGGGGAGCTACACGAGGCATCTTTGGAGGTCATGACTGACAGAAGGGGAAGTTCTACATCCGAGGAGGAGGCAAAAAAACTCAAAGGGACCCTGCCGGGAGTAACCTATCCGATAAGTTCAATATCCGGTGGGATAGTAGGTTCGATGGCTATCACAGGCGACGCCGATAAAGTGCGTCCTTTTGCCTTGATAGTCAAGAAACAAATAGAGATACTGTTAAAAGAGAGGGAGTTTTTTGAGCGTGCGGAAAACAGAGAACATATACTACAGGATTTTATTCAAGATTTATCCACCTTCGTACCAGGCGTCAGCAACGAGACGATGCTTTTAGCTAGGGCATCGGAGTTCAGGTACGACAGAACGTGGATATACGTGCCAATAGCGATAGACCTGTACCAGTTCGGGAGATTTGCCGTAGAGATCAGGCAAAGACATATCCAGAAGGAGGGCGAAAAGCCTGAGGTGATAATACAGAACGTCAAGAGAAAAATACTCCTGGAGATCCGCAAGATATTTAACGGACCTAAGGACATATCCATGATGGAGAGCAATAACCGCTTTGTGGTCCTCCATGCGGTCAAGCCAGCTGAGCCCCAAGCCTCAATTTCCAACTGTCCGGCGAAGGCGATAAAAAGGGGCCATACTCTTTTGGAGAAGGTAATGGCAGAAGGGCTTAACGCAGCGATAGGGATAGGCTCTCCCTCCCTGGGAATAGCCAATCTGGCTAAGGCTTACAAAGAATCCTGGAGGGCCTTGACCTTGGGGAAAAAATTTATGCAGGGACCAGGGGTTTATTGCATCGACGATTACAGGCTTGAGGAAATGATATCCACCCTGGCGCCCTCTGTAAGAAATCGTTTTATCCTCTCCAGCTTGAAGGGACTTAGAGAACAGCCCGATTGGGAGGACCTGAAAGAGACCATAAAGTCCTGGTGTGAGGGAGGTTTCTCCGTGGTAAAAACGGCAAAAAACCTCCATCTACACAGAAATTCGGTCCTTTACAGGCTGGAGAAGATAAAAAATTGCTCTGGATATGACCTCAAGGACTTCAGGACCTGCTTGAATCTATACACCGCCCTGGTTTTAGATCGTTTTCTCGGCCCAGGGAACAAAGAGTAA
- a CDS encoding glycine/sarcosine/betaine reductase component B subunit, which yields MRLELHRAIVKDIRWGSPTRLEDHVLYVDKDGVIAALSDDDRIDSWEVDLARPGESARIIPVKDVIEPRVKLNGGEGFFPGVLAPNEIVGNGKTLVLSGAAVISVGPIMAFQEGFIDMSGPGADHTPFSKTYNLVINAHPVEGLEKHQYEEALRVAGLKVGLYLAESCKDAHVDDVQLFDKGTVSEEAIKYPDLPKVVHLCMCITQGLLHDTYLYGVDMKNILPTLVHPNEILDGAMVSGNCVSACDKNTTWHHVNDPVIQELYALHGKEINFLGMIPTLESTVLAGKERTSSFNAKLAHELGAHGVIITEEGYGNPDTDICMNVKKCEALGIRTVVIADEASGTDGSGQGLADATPELTAFVSAGNVNEMVEVPPMDRVIGYPESIAHLSGGAEDSLRPDGSMFVELQSIIGSTCEIGTNRTGSEWV from the coding sequence ATGAGGCTTGAACTGCACAGAGCCATCGTCAAGGATATCCGATGGGGTAGCCCTACTAGGCTTGAGGATCACGTTCTCTACGTGGATAAAGACGGAGTTATAGCCGCTTTGAGCGACGACGATCGTATCGATAGTTGGGAGGTAGATCTGGCTAGACCTGGAGAATCGGCCAGAATAATTCCGGTGAAGGATGTTATAGAACCAAGGGTAAAGCTCAATGGGGGGGAGGGCTTTTTCCCAGGGGTGTTGGCTCCTAACGAGATCGTAGGTAACGGAAAGACCCTTGTACTGAGTGGGGCTGCTGTCATATCCGTTGGGCCTATTATGGCCTTTCAGGAGGGCTTTATCGATATGTCAGGCCCTGGAGCGGACCATACCCCTTTCTCAAAAACGTACAACCTGGTCATAAACGCTCACCCCGTGGAAGGGCTGGAGAAACACCAATACGAAGAGGCTCTCAGGGTCGCCGGACTGAAGGTTGGCCTATACCTCGCTGAATCCTGCAAGGACGCCCATGTCGACGATGTTCAGTTGTTCGATAAGGGGACCGTATCGGAGGAGGCTATCAAGTACCCCGACCTTCCCAAGGTGGTGCATCTTTGCATGTGTATCACCCAAGGATTGCTCCACGATACCTATCTTTACGGCGTCGATATGAAAAATATATTGCCTACCTTGGTTCACCCTAACGAAATATTGGACGGAGCGATGGTCTCAGGGAACTGTGTATCGGCCTGCGATAAAAATACCACCTGGCATCACGTCAACGATCCAGTCATTCAGGAACTTTACGCCCTTCACGGTAAAGAAATTAATTTTTTAGGAATGATTCCCACCCTCGAATCCACGGTTCTGGCGGGTAAGGAGAGGACTTCCTCCTTTAACGCCAAGCTTGCTCATGAGCTTGGAGCCCACGGCGTGATCATCACCGAGGAAGGGTACGGCAACCCCGATACCGACATATGTATGAACGTCAAAAAATGCGAGGCCCTTGGGATAAGGACCGTCGTTATAGCGGATGAAGCTTCAGGGACCGATGGATCAGGTCAGGGCCTTGCCGATGCCACGCCTGAGCTCACGGCCTTTGTGTCCGCTGGCAACGTAAACGAAATGGTGGAGGTCCCGCCGATGGATAGGGTCATAGGATATCCCGAGTCGATCGCTCATCTATCGGGAGGCGCAGAGGATAGTTTGAGGCCGGATGGATCTATGTTTGTAGAGCTTCAGTCGATTATAGGATCAACCTGCGAGATCGGGACTAACCGTACCGGCTCCGAATGGGTTTAG
- a CDS encoding glycine/betaine/sarcosine/D-proline family reductase selenoprotein B: MTFRIVHYINQFYAGIGGEDKAHVGPESRPGVVGPGMALNGALGKEAEVVGTVICGDSYYGEHMDDARVEVLAMIKAFDPDGVVAGPGFFAGRYGVACGDVCASVEVDLKIPAVTALYHENPGAEIYASKTYIVKASDSARGMKDAVGRMALLLMKRLKGETLRSAKEEGYLSRGIRKVFFHEKTGAQRAVEMLMKKMKGESFQTEYEMPVFDKVPPSDPIENLSKATIAIITSGGIVPKGNPDRIRVSSAESYGRYDISSLNDLTPDNYESIHGGYDTTWANQNPDVVLPLDVMRELEKEGVIGKLYRYAYCTTGTGTAVGHAERFGQEIGAELKENGVDGVILTSTUGSCTRCGASMSREIEKVAGIPVVQMATIVPIMMTVGANRIVPGVAIPHPIGSPELGAEGDRKVRRKLLSKALEALSARVSKQTIFKP; this comes from the coding sequence ATGACCTTCAGGATAGTCCATTACATAAATCAGTTTTATGCGGGAATAGGTGGAGAGGACAAAGCACATGTCGGACCTGAATCCCGTCCTGGAGTTGTCGGACCGGGGATGGCCCTTAACGGAGCTCTAGGAAAAGAGGCGGAGGTGGTTGGAACCGTCATCTGCGGAGACAGCTACTATGGCGAACATATGGACGACGCCAGGGTAGAGGTTCTTGCCATGATAAAAGCCTTCGATCCAGACGGTGTCGTAGCAGGGCCGGGCTTTTTTGCCGGTAGATACGGCGTGGCCTGTGGTGACGTCTGTGCCTCCGTTGAGGTGGACCTGAAAATCCCTGCTGTGACGGCCTTGTATCACGAAAATCCCGGAGCTGAGATCTACGCATCCAAGACCTACATAGTTAAGGCTTCCGACAGTGCCAGAGGTATGAAAGACGCTGTCGGCAGAATGGCCTTGCTGCTTATGAAAAGGCTCAAAGGAGAGACGCTCAGGTCAGCCAAGGAGGAGGGGTATCTCTCCAGGGGTATCAGAAAGGTGTTTTTCCACGAGAAGACCGGCGCTCAAAGAGCGGTTGAAATGCTCATGAAAAAAATGAAGGGGGAATCCTTTCAGACCGAGTATGAGATGCCTGTTTTCGACAAAGTTCCACCGTCGGATCCCATAGAAAACCTGTCAAAGGCCACGATCGCCATAATCACCTCCGGCGGGATAGTACCTAAGGGAAATCCGGACAGGATAAGAGTGTCCTCTGCTGAGAGTTACGGCAGATACGATATAAGCTCTCTGAACGATCTCACGCCGGACAATTATGAGTCCATCCATGGTGGTTACGACACCACATGGGCTAACCAAAATCCCGACGTAGTGCTTCCTCTGGACGTAATGAGAGAGCTGGAAAAAGAGGGCGTGATCGGCAAGCTCTACAGGTATGCCTACTGCACGACCGGAACCGGAACCGCTGTGGGACACGCCGAGCGTTTCGGTCAGGAAATAGGTGCTGAGCTAAAGGAAAACGGGGTAGATGGGGTAATACTGACCTCTACCTGAGGTTCCTGTACTCGATGCGGTGCATCGATGTCCAGAGAGATAGAGAAAGTAGCTGGTATTCCAGTAGTTCAAATGGCTACCATAGTCCCTATCATGATGACCGTAGGGGCAAATAGGATAGTTCCAGGGGTGGCTATTCCTCATCCCATAGGCTCTCCCGAGTTGGGAGCTGAGGGAGACCGTAAGGTCAGGAGGAAACTCCTAAGTAAGGCCCTTGAGGCACTTAGCGCGAGGGTGTCCAAACAGACCATATTCAAGCCCTAG
- a CDS encoding GrdX family protein codes for MIVVTNNETARDAFSSVTWVEGSVLDVIDRAESMVRQGYFLVSSPLSANNRLNRSSYRSIILGEKSSWSVDDLLLLQKARVFLESQRVIEDVLADQDYRWIDAELLRTAWDEGIKLGLS; via the coding sequence ATGATCGTCGTCACCAACAACGAGACAGCGAGAGACGCCTTTTCATCGGTAACGTGGGTGGAAGGATCGGTATTGGACGTTATAGATCGGGCAGAGTCTATGGTGCGGCAGGGCTATTTTCTGGTGAGCTCTCCCCTTTCGGCAAACAACAGGCTAAATCGATCTTCCTATCGTTCGATCATACTGGGCGAAAAAAGCTCCTGGTCCGTGGATGACCTGTTATTGCTTCAAAAAGCCAGGGTCTTCCTGGAGAGCCAGAGGGTTATCGAGGACGTTTTGGCCGATCAGGACTACCGTTGGATAGATGCGGAGCTACTCAGAACAGCCTGGGACGAGGGCATCAAGCTGGGTCTCTCGTGA
- a CDS encoding pyridoxamine 5'-phosphate oxidase family protein, producing the protein MNEKVVKLAEELMAKSEVITLASINEEGFPRICAMANVRPEGIKTIWMATGTNSKKTVHFKNNPKASVCCHAGCDSLTLLGNVSVISDQDVKHSLWQDWFIDHFPKGKDDPEYCVLKFETKEATIYVEGIFETVSI; encoded by the coding sequence ATGAACGAAAAAGTAGTAAAGCTTGCAGAGGAGTTGATGGCTAAATCGGAGGTTATCACCCTAGCGTCGATCAACGAGGAAGGCTTTCCGAGGATCTGCGCTATGGCAAACGTGAGGCCCGAGGGCATAAAGACGATCTGGATGGCCACCGGAACAAACTCCAAGAAGACGGTGCACTTTAAGAATAACCCAAAGGCCAGCGTCTGTTGCCACGCTGGATGCGATAGCCTGACCCTTTTGGGAAACGTGTCGGTGATATCCGATCAGGACGTCAAGCATTCCCTATGGCAGGACTGGTTTATCGATCACTTCCCCAAGGGAAAGGACGATCCCGAATACTGCGTCCTCAAGTTCGAGACAAAAGAGGCCACTATTTACGTAGAGGGGATATTCGAGACAGTCTCCATATAG